Part of the Canis aureus isolate CA01 chromosome 3, VMU_Caureus_v.1.0, whole genome shotgun sequence genome, CTCCCAGCTGGTGTGGTCGCCAGGCTGTCCTGCAGGTACCCACTAGCCTTCTCACAGATGGCCAGGCTGGCTGGGCCAGACTCTGCCTTCCCGCGGCCCAGCAGGGCCCGGGCAGCCTTGAAGGAGTGCAGAGCCGCCCGGGGCAGGGGTCTCCTGTTGGGGCCAGGGCAGAGGACTGATGGTCAGACATGGCCCAGGCCCTCACTACACTCCCCACTGCCCTGGTTCTGGCTTCATGGGGAAAAAAGGGTGGTGACCCTGACTGCACAGAAGGCTGGAGAGTCCGAGAGAATCTGGCCTGTACTCACTCAGACTCCTGCAGGGCACGGGGCAGGTGCTCCACCAGCGGGTATAGCCGCTCGGCCGCCTCCTCATCGCGCCGCAGCCAGTGGATCACCATGGTGGTCAGTGAGGCCCACCACTTGGCCATGGGGTCTGTGCCTGAAGGGAGCAAGGGGTGTAGGTGGGGAGGCTCCCAGGAACTCAGCCACCCTGCACCAGGCTGAACTGGTGTAGAGCTGGGGCCGAGCCGGGGGTCCCCAGGGCAGGGGTCTGGGGGCTCACCAGTGGTGGTGGCCATGCTGGAGCTGATGGAGAAGCTGCAAGCAGGAGCCCCGGCAGCATCAGAACAGCTGTTCAGCAGCTGTAGGTACCCAAGGGCGTCAGAGAACTCCCTGTGTCAGAAGAGAGGCCTGGCTATCAGGACAGGTAAGCCTTTCCTGGGAAAGCCTCagccctcctcaccccccaccagAGCACAGCCTGACCTCCCAGCTCTGTGTCTCTTCTTGGCAAGCTGGTGGGAAAACAGACCCCAGGGGGCAGTGAGATGCGCCTGAGGCCACACAGCGTGTGGACAATAGCCCAGCTCCCACCACCCACACGCGGCCCGGTACATAGCCACTCTCAGACTCTCCCGTGGAGGGCGCTTGCCTGGTAGGGGAGCACAGGGACACTCACCTGTCCCCGTCAGCTGATCCAGGGCTGGGACTGGGCTGAGCCACACAATTCAATGCCCTCTCCAAGAGATGTTCGCGGAACAGCTGGGTCACCTGGGCCAAGGGGTCCACTGTGGGAAGGAGTGGGTGAGCAGGCTGGCAGGAAGGGccctacccctcctctccacACCAAGGGCTCTTTCCTGGGCACGTGGGTGGGACAGATAAATCCTCCCGGCCTGCCCTTGGATAGGATAACCAACCCTGGACAGTATAATCTACTTAATAAAACGCCTTTAGCAGCTCTGTTCTTTCCATCTGATCTCTTTACTATACAATGGTCTTGCCTGGGATCACCTCTCCAATCAACCACCTGCCTCCAAATTCCTGTCTCCCTCTTTGCTTCTGAAGAGCCCCAACTGAGACAGACCCAGCCTTCCTGCTCCTGAAGCCTCCACAGTAACAACAGATGGGAAGGGGACATCAGAGACGCAGGGATAAGGGACAGGACAGGAATGAGTatgaggaaggggaaaggggcaCAAAGGAGGGAGGGGGTCAGGGGATGGGCATGGGGATGGGAGAGCACCTGGGTTGCCGGCCAAGCTGTACAGGCTCTCCCTTGGGGCACTGCACACGGCCCAGTCCCCATCCACGAAGAAACGGTGGCCCACAGGGTGGCATAGCCACTGCATGGCAAGAGGCACCGAGCCGCTCTGTGCCAGGCAGGCCTGGCGGGCACTACTCAGGAAGAAGCGCTGTGAGGGAAGGGAGCTGGGCTGTCACAAGGGACCCAGACAGGGACTCCAAACCCAGACCAGACCGAGGGCTGAGAGCCCAGCTGGGCCTGGAGACCATCTGGAACCCACTGCCTCCTCTCGGGCAGCCCCTTGCCCAGGGAGCCACTGGAAAGAGCTGCAAAGACAagtccccagccctgcccccaccagccCACCACCCACTCACTGTCAGAAAATGCAAGGCCCTCGGGAGACTGGTCTTGACCCTCAGTGCAGCGGCCACATAGATCTCAGCCAGCGTGGCCACGGACACGGCATCCCCTGCGCATTCCGCCAGGTTGAGGGCACTCAGTGCCAGATTGGCGGCAGTGAGGTGCCCACCTGTGTACTTCCCTGAAAGATGGGCAGGCCATAAGGCAGGGGCATGGTGTCAGGGCAGCGGGAGCCCCTccaacccagcccccacccttCATACCCATGGTATGCAGCTGGTGCAGCTTGTGGTAGACGAGTGCCGCGTCCCGGGCGCTGGTGCGAGCGTCCGCCTGCAGGGCACAGTCCCTGTGCAGGCCCCCTGCCCGGCCTGCCAGCCATCGGCCCACCCAGAGACGCTGCAGCAGGTGGCGGATGAGGTTCCAGAGTAGGCTACAGGCCAGGtccaggtgggaggtggggagtggcCGGCCCAGGGCCCGCAGGGCCAGCCACAGCTGCTGTGCAGCTTGAGGAAAGTCTCCCTGGGATGGGGTTTTCCAGGTGAGCAAAGGAGGGTCAGAGCATCTGAGCACACCATACCCCTCCTGCTCTGAAGATcctcccaccttgggctccccaccATGACCCTGGTGTCCCCCAGTCAGCAGGAGTCTGCAGGGTAGACAAGAGCAGGGAGTatggggcagggaagaggaatGCCACCCAGCCCCTGCCCAAGTGCCACCCCAGGTCCCGGTCCCACCCAATCTCCCAACCCCCAGTCCCTGGATCCAGCCCCTTACCCGGGCCAGGTCCAGGTCAGCCTGTTTGCGATGCCTCCAGAAGTGCACAGCAGGGCCAGAGTGGGGCCGTGTGACCGGCTCTCCATAAATGAAGAGAAGCGCCAAGGAGGCGAGCACCAGCAGCCCATTGGTTAGCCAGATCAGCGGGGGCAGCAGCCACGGGGTCCAGCCAGGGCCATCTAGGGGCAGACAGAAGGGCTGGGGACCCGGCTCCATAGGCTTTGGATAGATACCTGAGTACCCCTTCCCCCTACCCCAGGGATAACCTGGACTGGGCCTATCCTACCTCTGCCCTCGGTGCCCAGCACATTGCGGCCAGGACCATGGTAGGTGCTGCCGGCATCCGAGGGGCTGGGGGAACCCCAGCTGCCCAGCAAGGAGGCCAGGGGGttgcaggagaggcagaggaagacaaGGGTGCACAGGGCCAGGCGGGAGCGGTCCAGCATACCCCGGCTGTGGGGGGACAGCAGCTGTTCCGGCTTCACCTGGAAGGGTTGGGCAGGTTCGCCAGGGCAGGGCACAAGGCGCCCAGAGAGGATGCaacaggagggagggatgggcacCCTACCCAGCCTCACAGTGGGAGCCCCCCACGTGGCTACAGGCCGGTTTTTCTGTCACATGGGAGGTGGGATACATTAGGGGCTGCTTCCTACGCCCGTCCTGGGGCTCAGAGATTGAGGGGGAGACAGATGGGGGGACACAGCAGGGCCCAACCTGGCTATCCTCAAAGACTGGGCTGTCAGGCTCCGAGTCACTGCCACTGCCGGCACTGCCACCGCTCTTGCCTCCCAGGGACAAGGGGCTGCTCTGAGACGGCGAGCCAGCGTCCGAGGGTGGCGGGCTAAGTGTGTCCACCACCTCAGGCTTCCCGCTCTCCATGGGCACGTCTGTATTTCCTCCTCCGCCACAGACTGATACCAGGTCCTTCAGTGACTCTGCAGGCCCAAAAGGAACAGGGCCGGGGGTGAAGGCTAGATACCCCACCCCGAAACAGCTTAGGGCCCTGGAGAGGGGGAACTGGGAGTCGGTCTAGCTCTTGAGGGCCAAGCTGGGGCCCACATCGGGGCCCTTAAAGGGTCAGAGCTGAAGGGGCAGGCATGAGAGTTGGGGTGGGGCAGTGCAGAGCCAGGGGCAGGGTGACGCCAGGACTCACTGCTTTTGTGGGCAGCAGCGCGGAGACTCAGGTTCTCCTGCTTGAGCTTCTGGTTGCTCTGTTGTAGGAAGCGGATGTAATCGATGGCCTTGCGCAAGACAGCAGACTTATTCAgctgcagggggtgggagggagagagaacagggggCCAGTCAGGCCTGGCAAGTGGGCACCGAGGCAAGGGGGGGTGGGGCTGCCTCACAATACTGCTACCTCAGGACCCttgcacttgctattccctcTACATGGAATATTCTTCCCCTAGTAGAACCTATCTCCCTGGATAGGCATAAGAATTAATATATCAAAGGCATCCAACAGCATCTGGCTCactccctcacctcctccaggtctTTGCTTATGTAACATCACCTTTCTGAGGTGCTTCAGATGTGCAGCTCTCACCGCCCCTCTTCCTGCTTTGTTTTCCTCCACAGCACTTATCCCCATCTAGCAGCTCTAACGCTTACTTATTTATCCTGTTGATCATCACACACCACCGCCCCCCTGTCACATCCCCCACTAGAACATCAGTCTCCAGACAGCAGGATTTTTGTCTgtctgttcactgctgtatccccaggaTCCAGATTAGCCCCTGGGACACAGGGTACCCTCCATAAGGTTCAGCCGAATCAATGGCACTGGCCAGGCCCAAAGAGTTGCTTAAGCCCATGGCCCAGGCTCAGTCCTGGTTCTTCCGGTCCCCTCCTTCCCCGGGGTCAGCCCAGAGTGTCTCTGAACGCCTCGGCCCACACCTTTGCTTCAGTGCCCACCACCAGGTCCTTGAGCTCCACGATTTTGTCGTTGATGGAGGAACGGTAGCGCTTCTCAATGGCGTTGTGGGCTGTGCGCTTCTCACCACGGTTCTGAGCCGAGCCCAGGGCCTTGCCACCAGCTGCTAGCCGGTTGATGGGCAGCTTCTCAGTGTCCACTACCAGAGGTACCGTCGCCAGGATAGTTCCTCCGCTCACCAGGGTCTGAAGGGCCAGGCACAGGTTAACAGCTGGGCATGCTCATGCGCAGAGCCCTGACTTCCTGCCCTCCCCATGTTACCCACCTGCAAGGGCCCCGTTTGTACAGTCGTGCCAGGGGCCAGGGAGCTGATACCCGCTGCCTTCACAGTGGTTGCCATGTCTGTTTTCATGGTTGTCAGAAGCAAAGAGTCAGCCTTGATGAAGTGGGGCTGCAGCAGGACCTGGGAGTGGGAGAGGTCTTAGCCAAGAGCTGTGAGTCTGCACCAGGGGCTGCCACCTCCCCGACACCTGGCCAGACctcctcaccgggacctgctggATCTGCGAGGTCACAGTGGTTGTTCCGGGGGCTGCTGTGGGGTTGGCTGTGGCTGTCAACAGCGGCTGGGGGGCCGCATTCTGGACCTGGGTGTGCAAGGAGACGGGCGGGACCCCTGGCAGGGAAGCCAGTGGCAGGCCAGGCAGCGGCTGCGGGGTGCTCCCTGGAGGGGTCCCTGCAGAGATAAAGGCTGGGGCTGCGGACACAGGCTGCCCTAACCCCTTTCAACCCACCCCTCAGGACCCTATCACCCTATGACCTGTGATGAGTCATCACCCCTCACGCTTCAGTTTCCTGTGGGGACAACCCCTGCCTAGAGCTCTGATGCAAATGTGCTAGCATTCCAGCCATGCACTTGTCTCTGGAAGGGCAGCACTGATGTGGACACCCCGGCAGAGTGGGAGGCAGCGCTTCACCCAACAATAGCAAGAACACAAGCACCGCTAGTAACAGGGGCGTCTGAGGCAGTAGAGCAAAGGCCCGATCTCTAAAACCTGCAAATTCCTCTATGGAGGCCACAGTAGACCCTCCTCTCTGTACTCCTGTTGTCCCCTCACACACACCCTTACCTGTGGAGAAGCCTCCAGTGGGGCCGGGATAGCCCAATGCAGGGGCAGAGCTGAACTGtggtggggctggagctgggaagCTCTGGGGCAGGAGGGACCCTGGCAGGGGCTGCGGGGTTGGGGGCTGCAGGATAGTCAGCGGCAGTGGCTCCTCCTTGATGCCAGGCCCAGGGGAGAAAgcaggcccaggtgggtacaTCTTCAGTGAGGTgggggcaggctggggaggggacGAGGGTGGAGGTGTCGCCTTGGGTCCCCCAAGGAATCCATCCAGTGGAGAGCTCATTGTGGCAGGAGATGGGGACAAGCTGCCTGGGGAGCTGGCATCAGGACTGGCAGGGtctgtgccccctgccccacccccggcATACGGTGGGTCGAACAGGCCCGGGAAGTCGCTGTCTTGGTTGTTGATGAGCTGAAGCATGTCTGGAGAAAGAAGAGGCTGAGTGAGTGAcagtggggcagggggctggcccCAGTGTAGGGCATCACACACTGCATGCCTCTTGTCCACACAGCTGGATATGTGGGGCAATGATGCAGAAATAGAAAGTCACCCACATGAGCCCATGCTCCCAGACACGCAGCCCTTTCTTGGGCACCTGTGACATCTGGAGCAATGCCTGGTGCTTCGCATGTATCAAACAGCCCGTACAACAGCCGGACGAGGTCAGCACCCCATGAGGCCCATTACCTTGCCCCACACCTATGCTGAGGCAGAATTGGGGTCTGGGTGCTAGACGGCTGACTTGAGAGCTGCCAACACCAACCCATTCCTCCGTGGAACAGAACGAGGCTTGGGGCTGACCCAGCTGCCGGCCACGTGTGTGCCAACCAGTGTGTCCCTGCATGTTCTGGGCACGAGCCCAGACCACGTCTGTGGCCAAGCAGCCTCGGGACCAAGCCATTCAAGGCTTCAGTTTCCCCCCTATAAAACAGAATGCTGGCCGTCCCGACTCCTTCCTCCTCGTACAGACTGGGACACACTCCCAGTGACTGCTTCAGCCTCTCCCCTAGCTGGCGGGTGACGACTAGCTGCCTGGCTGTTGGCCTGAGGCCCTCTAACCCACTAGGGACAGCCACCCACTGGGTTAAAGTGCTCCACAAGATCCCCAGTTGGCCTGGGCCAACTGCCTCctctcactgagcctcagtttcctcatctgtacaacaAAACAAGATGAAGCCCTTCATGGCAGGGCTGCTGCGAGGCTTGGCAGAGCAGGAAGCTGGCCCGCAGCGGGCCTCACGGTTGCCTGCCTCCTGCCTACTGACAGGTGGCCACGCAGGGCAGTTTCTGCAGGAGGGGACCTTCCTCCGGCCTCCCAGAGCCCGTGATGGGGGTGCCAGGCTCGGTCCCCCTGGGCCCTCCAGGGCAAACACCTTGTGGGCCCTTGGAGTCCAAGCCCAGCCTAAAGGCTTATAGCACTTTCATTGGCGGGGCCCTgatccctcacccccaccctcatgAGCCCCTCTGAcaagatggggaaactgaggccctgaaaGCAAAGCTGACTCAATCCAGGACTGGGGTCCCAGATTTGGTTCGGGGGGACAGGGGACAAGTGGcctcctccctgcttctgcccccGCTGCCTCAGAGCGGGGCCGAAGTCGTTGGAAAGCCGCTCTCTCACTCCAGACGCCGGGGTGGGGGTAACTACTGAGGGTGGGGGCGGCCCGCCAACTCCAGTGGGCGCCGGCAGCTggcagccgcccccgccccctcgggAACCAGCTCTTTCCGCGGGGAGTCCACGGCCGCTGCACACACACGCCCCCCTCTGAGGAAACCGGGGATGGTGACCCCGCCGCGGAGGTGGAGGCTCTGTGATAAAGGGGTGGGGAGTCCTCCAAAAAAATACCTTCGAATGTGCAATCCATGGCTCCGtggcccgcgcccgccgccccttCGGGGCGCCCCGGCGGCTGGCCTGCCGGTCTCCGCGCGGCGCCGACTTCACCTGTCAGGGCTCCGCCGCGCTATAAAGCCCGCggagcgccccgccccccgcaggccccgcccccgcaggccccgcccctcggggCCGCGGGCCGGGCATGGGGTGAGCGCGCGCGGCCAATCAGCGGCCGCGCCGCTGCCTCACTagggccccgcccctgcccccgccccacccccgacGGCGGCTCGAGCTCGGGTTTCACCCCGCGGCGCTGAATGGGGCCGGGGTTACTCGCGGGCGAGGGCCCTTAACCCGCTCGGCGCCGACAGCCGCCGGGGTTACTGGCGGTCACAGCCCCCGCCACGCCCCCAGCTCCAACCACCTCCGTTAGCACTTCAGAGGAGGGCTGCGGAGTGGACGCGGGGCCGGGAGGCCCCGGCACGGATGCCCCAACACTCTTTACAGACCGCTGGCGCTCTGAGCAGGTCTCCACCGCTAGGCCTCAGTTTACTTCTCTAGACAATGGGATCATCACATCTCTCTGGCCTTGAATGGGAGAAGTGAAAAAGAACATGGGTGCAGCGCTCAGGACCACGAAGCGCTGAATTACCGCCAAGGGCTGCTGGTGGTGGGTGTGGGGACCTCCTCTTCCTGGGGCACCCCCCCACCACATGGACGCCTAAGAACAGGTCACtgccaggaaactgaggcccagcgtGAGGGATCCCCTCCTCCCAAAGTACACATTCCCATAATCCTTGCACCTGATTCCTGTCTCTCTGTGCAGATATTCTTTTGCCGAGAGACCTGGGtctgggatggggggagggggtctgcAAAGTCAGCTCTGGCCCCTGAGGTCTCACAGCTTGCTCCCAGCAGTCCCTGAGGGCCAAACCTGGCTCACTTATTGCCTGTAGGGTCCTGGGAGGCCAGGAGACAGCCTAATCCCTGGGACGGAGGGTAAGGAAGGCAGGGGTGCAGCCCTAGGGTGACAGGCTCTGGAGGTCTTTTGAGAAGGTACCTAGGAGTGCCTCCCCTAGGCAGGACCTCTGATTAAGGTCAAAGTTCGACACATACAGATGAACAAAGTATGGCCAGCTGCCCAGGTTGTCACCTTGAGCTCTTGTGGCCAAACAGACCCATAGCAAGTcctgccccagcctctggctcccagGCTCCTGTGGCCTTGGAGGGAGGATGAAGCCTGGGCAGGCAGGTATGCCAACTGAGCAGCATGGGCCAAGAGGGACTCCAGCCCCAATTTCTCTCCCTGTCCACCAGCCTAAACAAGGAAACTGCCTCATCTCCCTCACACACATCCAGTTCCCAATCTTTCTAGAACTTTCCATGCCTTTGTAGGGGGTGCCAAGGATAAAGAACTTCTCCTCCAGCActtctacctccctctctcctcagctTGTGGGTGCTCACACTTTCCCTCAActcccccccacaaaaaaaacaaagcactgCTGTTGAAAAGGCTCTGACCTCACCAGAGTAACAGAAAACAGGTTAGACACCAAGGCCTGAATTCCAGGCACCAGTTTCAAAAGCAGACCCTCAcagctctgtttttttcttaccaTGGTCCCCACTTGTGCAGCCCATACTGTGGCAGGACCTGCAAGTGGACCAGGGCCAGAGGCAGCCCTGAGGGTATAAGCCTGGGCCACCCCCTTCCTGTCtcatccttctcttcccttcaccACATTTTCTTGCCTGTTTTCCATTCCTCACATCTTTATGCTTTGCCCCAATTTCATCCTGAGGTAGGAGGGAGAATGGTTGGTCTATGTCCCCCTGAGGGTAGCCcgagtcagggaaggcttctgagatgcagcaAGAAAGAGGGCCTGGGTGCCATGAGGCACCTGGTGGCATATAAGGGGCCAGCCTTTCCCTGAACTTGGCCTGAGCagccccccatctctctcctctgGAGCTTAATCTGCCAGCAGAAGCTGGGTGCCAGATCTAAGACTGGGGTTGGAAATATGAGAGCAAACCCCACAGCCCCCTTCCCCCATCCATCCAGGGGGCAGACCTGCCCCCTGTGCCTCACTTGCCATGTCATCTCAGGCAAATCACTCcctttctctgagcctccaccCCATGTCTCCAGAGGTGACACCGGTGAGGTTCTAGAAGGACAAGTGTGtctactgcagcattatttatgacaGCCAAATTATGCAAGCAGCCTAGGTTGTCCATCAACAATGAACGGATGAAGAAGATAcagtgtagacacacacacactcacacacacacacacacacacactctcactctggagtattactcaaccataaaaaagaatgaagtcttgacATTTGCGACACCATGGATAGATCTACAGGGCTACAAGGtgtaatactaagtgaaataagtcagagaaagacaaataccgtatgatttcatgcatatgtggaattttaaaaaaaataaacaaaggaaaaagagacaagccaaaaaacagacttttaactctagagaacaaactggtggtgagcagaggggaagtgggtgggggatgggtgaggtaggtgatggggatcaagAGTACCCTTAGCATGGTGAGTGCTGGGTAATGTATAGAGTTGCTGAAACACTATACTGTACCCCTAAAACtcataacactgcatgttaactttaaaaaatgaaagtaaaataaaataataaaagcaaatgtagggatgcctgggtggctcagcagttaagcgcctgccttcagctcaggggatgatcctggagacctgggatcaagtcccacatcgggctccctgcatggagcctgcttctccctctgcctgtccctctctgtgtccctcatgaataaataaataaaatcttaaaaaaaaaaaaaaaaaagaacaaatatatcagggcacctgggtggctcggtgggttaagtgtccaactcttgattttggcttcgGTCATGACCTTAGGGCCGTCAGATCAAGCCCAGCACTGGGCTTCATGCTGGATGTGGaacctgctgaagattctctctctctctctgccctctgctcctgcccctgtccccagctcatgctctcactctcactctcttcctcctctgccccccaaGAAGAGCAAGTGTATGAAGCACCCAGCATTCAGCAAGATCTCAATAAAGATCAgtcccttgggatgcctgggtggctcagtggttgagcatctgcctttggctcaggtcctagtcctgggatagagtgccacattgggctccccgtagggagcctggttctccctctgcctgtgtctctgcctctctctctctgcatgtgtctctcacaaataaataaataaaatatttttaaaagggggaaaaagggggggggattaGTCCCTGTACAACAAATGGAATGGTCTAGAAATGTTAAGGCAGGTAGTGAGTGGCCCAACACTTGCAATGTTCAAGTCGGAACTCCATAGACAAtggagcttgtttttttttttttaattttttttattttatttatttatgatagtcacatagagagagagagagagaggcagagacataggcagagggagaagcaggctccatgcaccgggagcctgacgtgggattcgatcccgggtctccaggatcgcgccctgggccaaaggcaggcgccaaaccgctgcgccacccagggatccctggagcttGTTTTATGGAGAGAAAATCAGGCTGGGACTGGAGTGAGGCAGGAGAGGTACCCCCGCCAGCCCTGGAAGCCAAGACAGGGCCCCCAAGGCTCCATGGCTCCCATCTCATGGATGATTCTCCAGTGAGCTGAGCCCTGGCCTTCCAGCAGAGAGGGACTCAGTGTGGCTCCTGCATGCACTCCCCAGAGAACAGGGAAGAAGAGGCATagactctgagcctcagtgggCCCACCTCACAGCCCTCCAATCGCTCACCTTCCGCACCTCCTCCCCAAGCCTGGATTCCTCCTTTATGCTCTCCTTTCCAGTCCTGCCCTGATTCTATCAGGGCCCAACAGGAAACCTGACCCCCTTTCTTCCTTGGCTCTATCTTCAAACCACCTTTGGAAGGCAGATATGGGACAGGCTTTTATTCTCTGGCCTGTTTATTTTGTGAGGCCAGGATGCAAATCTTGGGAGGACCCAGCACCACAAACTGGCAGGACCCCGGCTCTGATCATCACAGGAGCCTCCCTCCCATCCAGCCTGTATGGGCCTTGAACCTCAAACAGGCTCTGTTTGCACGCCTCTCAGGATAGGGAGCTCACCACCTCCCTCTCATGGCCTGGTCAATGATGCCTAGATTTGTCTCTCTTGACAATAtccactgtcttttctttttcttcttctttttttcttttttttaagatttatttatttgaaagacacagagagaaagctgatggagagggggagagggagagagagtcctaagcagactctgtgctgagcacagagctggagccagggctccatctcacgaccctgagatcatgacctgcactgaaatcaagagatggacactcaactgactgggccacccaggtgccccactactgCCTTAAGTGTCTACTGTGTATTAggtctgtgccaggcactggggctACATGGACACTGCACGGAGACCTTgcctcatgaagcttacattccaGTGACCAACAGTCAGCAAATACCTGGAAGAATGTGGGTGCAGATGCTGATGGGCaccacagagaaactgaggcagtaTGAAGAGAGGGTGAGGGGCCACTACCGATGAGATCAGCAGCCAGACTCCCTGAAGAGGCAACATCTGAGTAGATGCCTGAATGAAACAAGGGAGGGggccaggaggaaggaaggcttCGGGCAGAAgggacagcaagtgcaaaggccctgaggtgggagcaaGCTTGGCATGAGGCTGATGAGACGGCAAGGAGCCCAGGGTGGCTGGAGCAGAAGGAACAAAGGTGGAGACAGAAGTCAGGGAGGCAGCCAAGGAGCTGGGATTCCAACAGGAGTTTGTCTGTCTCCTGAGCCAAGGACACCAATACTCCAGGAAATGGGCAGGAAAGGGGTGTGCAAACTGCCCAGCGCAATGCAAATCACAAAGGGTGGCACAAGTGTGAAGAACAGGGAACGGTATAAAAGCAGCACCAGCGCAGGAGAGGGCATGGGCAGGGCTTATGGGACCCCTGGAGCGTTGCCTCTGCCCGCTTCGGGATGGGCTCAGAGCAGGGGTGGGCGTTCACCCAGCATCCTGGGAAGCCAGGGCTACGCCCTGCCTGCCACTCATCCCTGCTGCTCCTACCCATGCCTCCTCGATCCTCCTGAGGACTCAGGTCAGCAGGTTTGCATGTCCTCAGCTAGTCATGTATGCAACAGA contains:
- the SREBF1 gene encoding sterol regulatory element-binding protein 1 isoform X3; the encoded protein is MDCTFEDMLQLINNQDSDFPGLFDPPYAGGGAGGTDPASPDASSPGSLSPSPATMSSPLDGFLGGPKATPPPSSPPQPAPTSLKMYPPGPAFSPGPGIKEEPLPLTILQPPTPQPLPGSLLPQSFPAPAPPQFSSAPALGYPGPTGGFSTGTPPGSTPQPLPGLPLASLPGVPPVSLHTQVQNAAPQPLLTATANPTAAPGTTTVTSQIQQVPVLLQPHFIKADSLLLTTMKTDMATTVKAAGISSLAPGTTVQTGPLQTLVSGGTILATVPLVVDTEKLPINRLAAGGKALGSAQNRGEKRTAHNAIEKRYRSSINDKIVELKDLVVGTEAKLNKSAVLRKAIDYIRFLQQSNQKLKQENLSLRAAAHKSKSLKDLVSVCGGGGNTDVPMESGKPEVVDTLSPPPSDAGSPSQSSPLSLGGKSGGSAGSGSDSEPDSPVFEDSQVKPEQLLSPHSRGMLDRSRLALCTLVFLCLSCNPLASLLGSWGSPSPSDAGSTYHGPGRNVLGTEGRDGPGWTPWLLPPLIWLTNGLLVLASLALLFIYGEPVTRPHSGPAVHFWRHRKQADLDLARGDFPQAAQQLWLALRALGRPLPTSHLDLACSLLWNLIRHLLQRLWVGRWLAGRAGGLHRDCALQADARTSARDAALVYHKLHQLHTMGKYTGGHLTAANLALSALNLAECAGDAVSVATLAEIYVAAALRVKTSLPRALHFLTRFFLSSARQACLAQSGSVPLAMQWLCHPVGHRFFVDGDWAVCSAPRESLYSLAGNPVDPLAQVTQLFREHLLERALNCVAQPSPSPGSADGDREFSDALGYLQLLNSCSDAAGAPACSFSISSSMATTTGTDPMAKWWASLTTMVIHWLRRDEEAAERLYPLVEHLPRALQESERPLPRAALHSFKAARALLGRGKAESGPASLAICEKASGYLQDSLATTPAGSSIDKAMQLLLCDLLLVARTSLWRRQQPPAPTQASQGPGAGAQASALELRGFQRDLSGLRRLAQSFRPAMRRVFLHEATARLMAGASPTRTHQLLDRSLRRRAGPCGKGAVAELEPRPTRREHAEALLLASCYLPPGFLSAPGQRVGMLAEAARTLEKLGDRRLLHDCQQMLMRLGGGTTVTSS